The following are from one region of the Petrotoga mobilis SJ95 genome:
- a CDS encoding isocitrate/isopropylmalate dehydrogenase family protein, translated as MYTVTLIPGDGIGPEITSVVVEIFEHLKAPISWDLVEAGEKVIEKYGTPLPDYVIDSIRKNKVALKGPITTPIGKGFRSVNVTLRERFNLYANLRPVKSLEGLNTKYNNVDLVVVRENTECLYKGIEYKIDDTACAVRVITKSASEKIAYFAFNYAKENKRKKVTAVHKANILKITDGLFLEAIRKVANEYPEIEYEEKIIDNMSMQLVLNPEKFDVVVAPNLYGDILSDLAAGLIGGLGLAPAANIGEDTAIFEAVHGSAPDIANKGIANPIALLSSSIMLLDYLKLNELAKKLENAISSTVKDIDSLTPDLGGKGNIESIKNKIISFLN; from the coding sequence ATGTATACAGTTACTTTGATTCCGGGTGATGGAATAGGTCCAGAAATAACCTCTGTAGTGGTAGAGATTTTTGAACATTTGAAAGCTCCTATTAGTTGGGATTTAGTGGAAGCTGGAGAGAAGGTAATTGAAAAATATGGAACTCCACTGCCTGATTATGTGATCGATTCGATTAGGAAAAATAAAGTAGCCTTGAAAGGTCCTATAACTACGCCGATAGGCAAAGGATTTAGAAGTGTGAACGTTACACTAAGAGAACGGTTCAATTTATATGCAAATTTAAGGCCTGTTAAAAGTTTAGAGGGTCTCAATACTAAGTACAATAATGTCGATTTGGTTGTAGTGAGAGAAAATACCGAATGTTTGTATAAAGGGATTGAGTATAAGATTGACGATACAGCTTGTGCCGTCAGAGTTATAACAAAAAGCGCAAGTGAAAAGATCGCATATTTTGCATTTAATTATGCAAAGGAAAATAAAAGAAAGAAAGTCACAGCTGTTCATAAGGCTAACATTCTAAAGATTACAGATGGCTTATTTTTGGAAGCTATTAGAAAAGTAGCAAATGAATATCCTGAAATAGAGTACGAAGAAAAGATCATTGACAATATGTCAATGCAGTTGGTGTTGAATCCTGAAAAATTTGATGTAGTTGTAGCCCCAAATTTGTACGGAGATATCCTTTCCGATTTAGCTGCAGGTTTAATAGGAGGATTGGGTCTTGCTCCAGCTGCTAATATTGGTGAGGATACTGCTATCTTTGAGGCAGTCCATGGGAGTGCTCCGGATATAGCTAATAAAGGTATAGCAAACCCGATCGCCTTATTAAGCTCATCCATTATGTTGTTAGATTATTTAAAGCTGAACGAGTTAGCAAAAAAACTCGAAAACGCTATTTCCTCAACAGTTAAAGATATAGATAGTTTAACCCCGGATTTAGGTGGAAAAGGTAACATAGAGTCTATAAAAAATAAAATTATTTCATTTTTGAATTGA
- a CDS encoding 3-isopropylmalate dehydratase small subunit — MELKGYSHKFGDDVNTDYIISGKYKFNTIDMDELSVHLMEDLRPNFYNEIKKGDFIVAGENFGCGSSREQAPLVIKHAGISAVIATSFARIFYRNSINIGLPLVEVPTDNIEEGDLLTVDLEKGVVKNLTKDEILKIKSLPKVMLKILQSGGLVNYYKKYGTLELME, encoded by the coding sequence ATGGAATTAAAAGGTTATTCTCATAAATTTGGTGATGATGTGAACACCGACTACATTATTTCTGGAAAATACAAATTCAATACCATCGATATGGATGAATTATCTGTTCATTTGATGGAGGATCTAAGGCCAAATTTTTATAATGAAATCAAAAAAGGTGATTTCATTGTTGCAGGAGAAAATTTTGGTTGTGGTTCTTCTAGGGAACAAGCTCCTTTAGTGATAAAACATGCTGGTATAAGTGCTGTTATAGCAACATCTTTCGCCAGAATATTTTATAGAAATTCCATAAATATTGGCTTACCTTTAGTTGAAGTTCCAACTGATAATATAGAAGAAGGTGATTTATTGACTGTTGATCTAGAAAAAGGTGTAGTTAAGAATCTTACCAAAGATGAAATTTTGAAGATTAAATCTCTCCCCAAAGTGATGCTAAAGATTTTACAAAGTGGGGGTTTGGTTAATTATTACAAAAAATATGGTACTTTAGAATTAATGGAATAG
- the nifV gene encoding homocitrate synthase, with product MYIVDTTLRDGEQTAGVVFANEEKVQIAKMLAELGVYQIEAGIPTMGGDEKEAIKKISKLDLGVSIMGWNRAVIKDVEESIDCGVDAVAISISTSDIHIKHKLKKDRDWVLKSMVDATKFAKKHNLYVSVNAEDASRTDMDFLIKFAKEAKEAGADRLRYCDTVGMMEPFSIYEHIRRIIDEVGINVEMHTHNDFGLATANTLAGIRAGAKYAGVTVNGLGERAGNAALEEVVMALKYIYKNDLGIKTHLLKEVCEYVAKASGRVLPLSKTIVGHNVFAHESGIHTDGVLKDSKTYESFTPEEVGLQRQILIGKHSGRNAIIAKFKEYEIDLTPEEGEEILKRVRSLSVQLKRSLFDKELIYLYNEMREEKIKDVNLQNNI from the coding sequence GTGTATATAGTTGATACAACTTTAAGAGATGGCGAGCAAACTGCCGGGGTAGTATTTGCCAATGAAGAAAAGGTCCAAATAGCGAAGATGTTAGCAGAGTTAGGGGTTTATCAGATCGAAGCCGGGATTCCCACGATGGGTGGAGATGAAAAGGAAGCCATAAAAAAGATAAGTAAATTAGACTTAGGTGTATCAATTATGGGCTGGAATAGAGCAGTTATAAAGGATGTTGAAGAATCTATTGATTGTGGGGTTGATGCTGTTGCCATTTCTATTTCCACTTCAGATATTCACATCAAACATAAATTAAAGAAAGATAGGGATTGGGTATTAAAAAGCATGGTAGATGCCACAAAATTTGCCAAAAAACACAATTTGTACGTGTCTGTAAACGCTGAAGATGCCTCTAGAACTGATATGGATTTTCTTATAAAGTTTGCCAAAGAGGCTAAAGAGGCAGGAGCGGATAGGTTAAGATACTGTGACACCGTTGGCATGATGGAACCATTTTCCATCTACGAACATATCAGAAGAATAATAGACGAAGTTGGTATAAATGTTGAAATGCATACTCACAACGATTTTGGCTTAGCTACAGCTAATACATTGGCAGGAATAAGAGCGGGTGCTAAGTACGCAGGTGTTACGGTAAATGGGTTAGGAGAAAGAGCAGGTAATGCAGCTTTAGAGGAAGTGGTGATGGCTCTTAAATACATTTACAAAAATGATTTGGGAATAAAAACTCACTTACTAAAAGAAGTTTGTGAATACGTTGCTAAGGCGTCAGGAAGAGTTCTTCCTTTATCAAAAACAATCGTAGGCCATAATGTTTTTGCTCACGAGTCTGGCATTCATACAGACGGTGTATTAAAGGACTCCAAAACATATGAATCCTTCACTCCTGAAGAAGTAGGATTACAAAGACAAATACTTATTGGAAAACATTCCGGGAGGAACGCAATTATTGCAAAATTCAAAGAATACGAAATAGATTTAACTCCTGAAGAAGGAGAAGAGATTTTAAAAAGGGTAAGATCCCTATCTGTTCAACTCAAAAGAAGCTTATTCGATAAAGAGTTAATCTATCTTTACAACGAAATGAGGGAGGAAAAGATAAAGGATGTCAACTTACAAAACAATATCTGA
- the tig gene encoding trigger factor yields the protein MEKTLLSQDKNVKKYLIKFSKDEIEKIEDQIVREINQHYTFEGFRKGKVPKQVIKLRLGPDFNNMLLEEAEHELDHKIREEENLLFPIIVESKAQDEEHIEFEVLLHTYPEITKTEFENITVKIPESKEVVEDFVQRRLNDLLESNAILDPKEEPIQYGDYVRINYDLVDENGEIIKSNEEEEIVVRENDERELVKNLLGKKSGNEFELEKEDQGKKLVQKVRIAQAYTRRLPELNDNFAKELNIEVETLNDLKEMLKKEGEEAVKNWQDEFVINYILSELPNYVDIDISEESINYYIDSTINDLKSKDKYEENLKKFENDENKLREEIKKSALNWIKEMVVIEKISLENNIKVGNEELSQEIKNFSTMYGLPFSRAQEIISSNPELSNEILWNKLREKVAQFIKEKVQIVEISKEEFEGENVTPNEEQKEEVITDDEASEE from the coding sequence ATGGAAAAAACTTTACTTAGTCAAGACAAAAATGTTAAGAAATACCTTATCAAATTTTCTAAAGATGAAATTGAAAAAATAGAAGATCAAATCGTTCGAGAAATTAACCAGCATTACACCTTTGAAGGATTTAGAAAGGGTAAAGTCCCCAAACAGGTTATTAAGTTGCGTTTAGGTCCCGATTTCAATAATATGTTGTTAGAAGAAGCCGAACATGAGCTAGATCACAAAATCAGAGAAGAAGAAAATTTACTCTTCCCAATTATTGTTGAATCAAAAGCTCAAGATGAGGAACACATAGAATTTGAAGTTTTACTTCACACCTATCCTGAAATTACAAAAACAGAATTTGAAAATATAACGGTTAAAATCCCTGAATCTAAAGAAGTGGTTGAAGACTTTGTTCAAAGAAGATTGAATGATTTACTGGAGAGCAACGCAATATTAGATCCAAAAGAAGAACCAATACAATATGGAGATTATGTAAGAATTAATTATGATTTAGTAGACGAAAACGGTGAAATAATCAAGTCCAATGAAGAAGAAGAAATAGTAGTAAGAGAAAATGACGAAAGAGAGCTGGTTAAAAACCTTCTCGGGAAAAAATCCGGGAACGAATTTGAATTAGAAAAAGAAGACCAGGGCAAAAAATTGGTTCAAAAAGTGCGAATCGCACAAGCTTATACAAGAAGACTTCCAGAATTGAACGATAATTTCGCCAAAGAGTTGAATATTGAAGTAGAAACATTGAACGACCTGAAAGAGATGCTGAAAAAAGAAGGAGAAGAAGCTGTTAAAAATTGGCAGGATGAATTTGTGATTAACTATATCTTATCTGAGTTACCCAATTATGTTGATATTGATATATCTGAAGAAAGCATAAATTATTATATTGACTCGACAATAAACGACCTAAAAAGCAAGGATAAATACGAAGAAAACTTAAAAAAATTTGAAAATGATGAAAATAAATTGAGAGAAGAAATCAAAAAGAGTGCTTTAAATTGGATTAAAGAGATGGTTGTCATCGAAAAAATATCTTTAGAAAACAACATAAAAGTAGGAAATGAGGAGTTATCTCAAGAAATTAAGAACTTCTCAACTATGTATGGTTTACCTTTCTCTCGCGCTCAGGAAATAATAAGCTCAAATCCCGAACTATCAAATGAAATCCTGTGGAACAAATTAAGAGAAAAAGTTGCCCAATTCATCAAAGAGAAAGTACAAATAGTTGAAATATCAAAAGAAGAGTTTGAAGGTGAAAATGTAACCCCAAACGAAGAACAAAAAGAAGAAGTCATCACTGATGATGAAGCAAGCGAAGAATAG
- a CDS encoding 3-isopropylmalate dehydratase large subunit: MSTYKTISEKIFSDHLGRDVEAGEIVIVDVDFMMGQDGTTPLAIKTFENVGAKKVAYPEKVAFVIDHNAPSPSEKVSALHKLMRDFSSNYGTKFYDIGEGICHQLMPEKGHALPGQIVIGADSHTCTYGALNCFSTGVGSTDLAIAMASGKLWFKVPQSIKIVLEGSLSKGIYSKDVALYVIKNMTANGATYKAVEFEGPVIDNLSVEARFTISNMSVEMGAKVGLMKLDEKAENWIKERTDKPFKSYESDEGANYEKIYKFDVSDLEPQVAKPHAVDNVSPISEVEGIPIHQGLLGTCTNGRIEDLRIAANILKGRKIHKGVRLIVAPASKDTLLKAMNEGIIQTLIQAGATVVAPGCGPCVGTHNGVPSDGENVISTANRNFKGRMGNNKAFIYLGSPATVAASCIEGKIADPRKYL; the protein is encoded by the coding sequence ATGTCAACTTACAAAACAATATCTGAAAAGATATTCAGTGATCATTTGGGAAGAGATGTTGAAGCGGGGGAAATAGTCATAGTTGATGTTGATTTCATGATGGGGCAAGATGGAACCACTCCATTAGCTATTAAGACGTTTGAAAATGTTGGAGCTAAAAAGGTTGCCTACCCTGAAAAAGTAGCCTTTGTAATAGACCACAACGCTCCCAGTCCAAGTGAAAAGGTTTCTGCGTTACATAAATTGATGAGAGATTTTAGTAGCAATTACGGTACCAAGTTTTACGATATCGGTGAGGGCATATGTCATCAACTAATGCCCGAAAAAGGGCATGCCCTACCTGGACAGATCGTAATAGGGGCTGATTCTCACACGTGTACTTATGGGGCCCTTAATTGTTTCTCAACGGGTGTCGGTTCAACAGATTTGGCTATTGCTATGGCGAGTGGTAAGTTATGGTTTAAGGTACCACAAAGTATAAAAATTGTTTTAGAAGGTTCTCTTTCAAAAGGTATTTATTCTAAGGACGTTGCGTTGTATGTTATAAAGAATATGACCGCCAATGGAGCAACTTACAAGGCTGTAGAGTTTGAGGGCCCAGTTATTGATAATTTATCGGTTGAGGCAAGATTTACCATTTCTAATATGTCAGTGGAAATGGGAGCCAAAGTCGGTTTGATGAAACTTGATGAAAAAGCTGAAAATTGGATAAAAGAAAGAACTGATAAACCATTTAAAAGTTACGAATCAGACGAAGGTGCAAATTATGAAAAGATATACAAATTTGATGTCAGCGATTTGGAACCTCAAGTTGCCAAACCCCATGCCGTTGATAATGTTAGTCCAATTAGTGAAGTTGAAGGTATTCCTATACATCAAGGTTTGTTAGGTACGTGCACTAACGGAAGAATTGAAGATCTAAGAATAGCTGCGAATATCTTAAAAGGCAGAAAAATCCATAAGGGTGTTAGACTTATTGTGGCTCCTGCATCTAAAGATACTTTATTAAAAGCTATGAATGAGGGAATAATTCAAACTTTAATTCAAGCTGGAGCTACGGTAGTTGCCCCAGGCTGTGGGCCTTGTGTGGGTACACATAATGGAGTACCTTCAGATGGCGAGAATGTAATTTCTACAGCAAATAGAAACTTCAAAGGAAGAATGGGAAACAACAAAGCTTTCATCTATTTGGGATCACCTGCCACAGTGGCAGCTTCTTGTATTGAGGGAAAAATAGCGGATCCCCGAAAATATTTGTGA